The Cottoperca gobio unplaced genomic scaffold, fCotGob3.1 fCotGob3_237arrow_ctg1, whole genome shotgun sequence genomic interval AGTTTTTGTGCGCTAACTTGGTTGAGCTTGTGATTCTCTCGCCACCTTTTATACTTGGCTCGACTCTTCTTGTAGCCAAACCGGGCTATGTCCACCATGAACACCCAGGCTAGTCCGTACATGGCCACGCCGCCGAGCTTCATTATCAGCGTGGTCCTGGGAGACGTGAGCTCGCAGTAAAACATGACCGTGCCGACCCCGACGCGCACGGTGGCGAACAGTACGATAAAAAGCAGGTCCACGGCGTCGCCCAGCAGGCTGTCGTACAGGCCCAGCTGCCGGAGGAACCAGCGGGTCTGCAGCAGGGGGTTGGTGATCTCGCTGCCGAAGATGACCCCGCAGGTCTCGCAGCCGGACACCCCCATGAGCAGAGCCAGCAGGATGCCCACGATGCTCGCGACGTGGTGCGCCAGCATGACGGGACCCTCGGTGTGGTAGAGCACGCACCAACACAAATCGAAGAAGAAGTAGCCGAGGCACACGGACAGGGAGGAAATCTGCAGCTCAGTGTTTTCTGTACCTGAGGGATGGATGAGAGGGTGAATGTGAAGACATGAAAACATCTTCgcctataaaatgtcacttGAAGAGACCAACCTCAAAGAGACTTGATACTAAATTACCCAaaagtttgtttcattttgtgtctctttgtgtcattttgtgtctctttgtgtcattttgtgtctctttgtggtcattttttgtctctttgtgtcattttgtgtctctttgtatcattttgtgtctctttgtggtcattttgtgtctctttgtggtcattttgtgtctctttgtgtcattttgtgtctctttgtggtcattttgtgtctctttgtggtcattttgtgtctctttgtggtcattttgtgtctctttgtgtcattttgtgtctctttgtggtcattttgtgtctctttgtgtcattttgtgtctctttgtggtcattttgtgtctctttgtggtcattttgtgtctctttgtgtcattttgtgtctctttgtagtcattttgtgtctcttgccGAGTTTGACTAGAGAAACTTCAGAAGATACAGATACATTATTTTCAAGAGGTTGAAAGATTCGAGGCTTTTTAAGGATTTTGATttggaaatgaaaacatatgaGACACGTTATTGTTCCAAGCAGACCATTTGTATACATGTCGTAATAAATCTCAGGAGTGGATCTTCAGGAACCTTCAGCTCATGGTGGCATTTAAACAGTTTTTGTATCTGCATGTGAACTCTACCTGCATGTGTGAAGGGCCAGGGTCCGTCTGTGAAGAGGACGTACGCAGTCAGCAGCACGATGATGACCCCGTGGGACAAAGTGACGAGCCGGCAGCTCCACTCGGGCCCCCGCCGAGTGAAGGTGCAGCAGAACAACAGGTAGAGACAGAACCAGCCAATCAGGCTGCAGGTCACCTCCAGCACCGGCATGGCTGCTGTAAGGGACAGTTTCAGCATCACATGTGGAT includes:
- the LOC115004987 gene encoding transmembrane protein 136-like isoform X3; this encodes MPVLEVTCSLIGWFCLYLLFCCTFTRRGPEWSCRLVTLSHGVIIVLLTAYVLFTDGPWPFTHAGTENTELQISSLSVCLGYFFFDLCWCVLYHTEGPVMLAHHVASIVGILLALLMGVSGCETCGVIFGSEITNPLLQTRWFLRQLGLYDSLLGDAVDLLFIVLFATVRVGVGTVMFYCELTSPRTTLIMKLGGVAMYGLAWVFMVDIARFGYKKSRAKYKRWRENHKLNQVSAQKLE
- the LOC115004987 gene encoding transmembrane protein 136-like isoform X2; translation: MKQVQSVSCCSHVKAAMPVLEVTCSLIGWFCLYLLFCCTFTRRGPEWSCRLVTLSHGVIIVLLTAYVLFTDGPWPFTHAGTENTELQISSLSVCLGYFFFDLCWCVLYHTEGPVMLAHHVASIVGILLALLMGVSGCETCGVIFGSEITNPLLQTRWFLRQLGLYDSLLGDAVDLLFIVLFATVRVGVGTVMFYCELTSPRTTLIMKLGGVAMYGLAWVFMVDIARFGYKKSRAKYKRWRENHKLNQVSAQKLE
- the LOC115004987 gene encoding transmembrane protein 136-like isoform X1; amino-acid sequence: MWIFHLFVPAVSPTCTNPPELYDPHVMLKLSLTAAMPVLEVTCSLIGWFCLYLLFCCTFTRRGPEWSCRLVTLSHGVIIVLLTAYVLFTDGPWPFTHAGTENTELQISSLSVCLGYFFFDLCWCVLYHTEGPVMLAHHVASIVGILLALLMGVSGCETCGVIFGSEITNPLLQTRWFLRQLGLYDSLLGDAVDLLFIVLFATVRVGVGTVMFYCELTSPRTTLIMKLGGVAMYGLAWVFMVDIARFGYKKSRAKYKRWRENHKLNQVSAQKLE